In the Patescibacteria group bacterium genome, one interval contains:
- a CDS encoding glycosyltransferase family 4 protein, whose product MKIAHITCVYPPYGGGIGKACYHQVKELANLGHKVTVFTPRYDKTTQALEISKVKVNLIKPLFKFRKAAVLFSLIWKLKEFDVVQLHYPFFLTDKIVWLAKKLFNKKFKLVVYYHMDVKNKGWLGKIYQIYNLVWRQRVLKIADLILVSSLDYIQNSQVKDFYFKNKNKFRELAFGVDAEFFKPKFKNQKLLKKYNLKPEDEIILFVGGLDKAHYFKGLPVLFRAIKKLKEDYHRQVKLLIVGGGDLIQKYQQDVINLNLDLNRDIIFTGYIQDRYLPNYYNLSDVFVLPSIDQSEAFGLVLLEAMACAKPCVVSNLPGVRKVIDDYQTGLLSKINNSQDLAQKLEFLLVHNIKRQEMAQQARQLIEKKYNWTRVGYGLIELYQKLLS is encoded by the coding sequence ATGAAAATTGCTCACATTACTTGTGTTTATCCGCCATATGGCGGTGGTATTGGCAAGGCTTGTTATCATCAAGTTAAAGAATTGGCTAATTTGGGCCACAAGGTTACCGTTTTTACTCCACGTTATGATAAAACAACTCAAGCTTTAGAAATTTCCAAAGTTAAGGTTAATTTAATTAAACCTTTGTTTAAATTTCGTAAAGCAGCGGTTTTATTTTCTTTGATTTGGAAATTAAAAGAATTTGATGTAGTACAATTACATTATCCCTTCTTTTTAACTGATAAAATTGTTTGGCTGGCTAAAAAATTATTTAATAAAAAATTTAAACTAGTGGTTTATTATCACATGGATGTTAAAAATAAAGGTTGGCTGGGTAAAATTTATCAAATTTATAATTTAGTTTGGCGTCAACGGGTTTTAAAAATCGCTGATTTAATTTTAGTTTCTTCTTTGGATTATATTCAAAATTCTCAAGTTAAAGATTTTTATTTTAAAAATAAAAATAAATTTAGAGAACTAGCTTTTGGTGTTGACGCTGAATTTTTTAAGCCTAAATTTAAAAACCAAAAATTATTAAAAAAGTATAATTTAAAACCAGAAGATGAAATTATTTTATTTGTGGGAGGACTAGATAAAGCACATTATTTCAAGGGTTTGCCGGTGTTGTTTAGGGCAATTAAAAAATTAAAAGAAGATTATCATCGCCAGGTAAAGTTATTGATTGTTGGGGGGGGAGATTTAATTCAAAAATATCAGCAAGATGTTATTAATTTAAACTTAGATTTAAATAGAGACATTATTTTTACTGGCTATATTCAAGATAGATATTTACCAAATTATTATAATTTAAGCGATGTTTTCGTTTTACCATCAATTGATCAATCAGAAGCTTTTGGTTTGGTTTTACTTGAAGCGATGGCGTGTGCCAAGCCGTGTGTAGTTTCTAATTTGCCTGGTGTTAGAAAAGTAATTGATGATTATCAAACGGGCTTATTATCTAAAATTAATAATAGTCAAGATTTAGCTCAAAAATTGGAATTTTTATTAGTTCACAACATTAAGCGTCAGGAAATGGCGCAACAGGCCAGGCAATTAATTGAAAAAAAATATAACTGGACACGGGTTGGCTATGGATTAATTGAGTTATATCAAAAATTATTATCATAA
- a CDS encoding HIT domain-containing protein, with protein sequence MDCLFCKIVAGEIPASKVYEDEKVLAFLDINPVSRGHVLIIPKEHYENMLAMPDELLQYIFLQAKNIMLVIKRATGADYVALSVVGIDVLHFHVHLIPRYYDDGLSSFWPTLKYQNNEMEEYQQKIIAEIK encoded by the coding sequence ATGGACTGTCTTTTTTGTAAAATAGTTGCCGGAGAAATACCGGCTAGTAAGGTTTATGAAGATGAAAAAGTTTTAGCATTTTTAGATATTAATCCGGTTAGCCGAGGACATGTTTTAATTATTCCCAAAGAACATTATGAAAATATGTTAGCTATGCCAGATGAATTATTACAATATATTTTTTTGCAAGCTAAAAACATCATGTTAGTAATTAAACGTGCAACCGGAGCTGATTATGTAGCTCTTTCGGTTGTGGGAATTGATGTGTTACATTTTCATGTGCATTTAATTCCACGTTATTATGATGATGGTTTGTCTAGTTTTTGGCCAACTTTAAAATATCAAAATAATGAAATGGAAGAATATCAGCAAAAAATTATAGCAGAGATAAAATAA
- a CDS encoding dTDP-4-dehydrorhamnose 3,5-epimerase family protein produces MIQGVKTKKLKIIPDERGRVMEILRNDDECYEKFGQVYMTTNYPGVIKAWHYHKIQTDNVVCAHGMLKVVLYDNREDSPTKGEINEFFVGEHNPLLIHIPPMIYHGWKNIGECEAIAVSVPTEAYNYKEPDEYRLSYDDPSIPYNWEIKMG; encoded by the coding sequence ATGATTCAAGGAGTCAAAACTAAAAAGTTAAAAATTATTCCAGATGAAAGAGGAAGGGTAATGGAAATACTTCGTAACGATGATGAGTGTTATGAAAAATTTGGTCAAGTTTATATGACCACTAATTATCCGGGTGTTATAAAGGCCTGGCATTATCATAAAATTCAAACTGATAATGTAGTCTGCGCGCATGGAATGCTCAAAGTTGTTTTATATGATAATCGAGAAGACTCCCCAACTAAGGGAGAAATTAATGAATTTTTTGTTGGAGAACATAATCCACTTTTAATTCATATTCCACCAATGATTTATCATGGTTGGAAAAATATTGGTGAATGCGAGGCCATTGCTGTAAGTGTTCCAACGGAAGCATATAATTATAAAGAACCCGATGAATATCGTTTATCGTATGACGATCCTTCAATTCCATATAATTGGGAAATTAAAATGGGTTAG
- a CDS encoding glycosyltransferase family 2 protein, producing MSRPKVAIIILLYNSLEYLQDCFSSLQKLNYPKDGLEIIVIDNNSSDESAEFIKKNYPNITLIENRQNLGYCAGNNVGIKYALEKKYDYVFILNPDTMVDENCLNNLITTMENNERIGIVQPKILLWPDKDKIQTSGNKIHYLGLAYSGDCFQPDNLSNEIKDITYASGAAMLVKKEVFERVGLLPEYYFMYHDDLELGWQTWMMGYEIKLVPSGVVYHKYSFSENKKKFFWMERARFWFLLKNFKIGTLILILPALLMMEIGIVLFSLKSSWFTWKIKSYFSFLSKLPKTLKARCAIQNKRVLKDRDLKHLLTGVIKFEGFDSPVIKLANIFFNLYWQIIKLFIFW from the coding sequence ATGTCAAGACCAAAAGTCGCCATCATAATTTTACTTTACAATAGCCTTGAATATTTACAAGACTGTTTTTCGAGTTTACAAAAATTAAATTATCCAAAAGATGGTTTAGAAATCATAGTAATTGATAATAATTCTAGCGATGAGTCAGCTGAATTTATAAAAAAGAATTACCCAAACATAACTTTAATAGAAAACAGGCAAAATTTAGGTTATTGCGCGGGAAATAATGTGGGCATCAAATATGCACTAGAAAAAAAATATGATTATGTTTTTATTCTTAATCCAGATACAATGGTTGATGAAAATTGTTTGAACAATTTAATTACAACAATGGAAAACAATGAAAGAATTGGTATTGTCCAACCTAAAATTTTGCTCTGGCCCGATAAAGATAAAATTCAAACATCAGGCAACAAAATTCATTATTTGGGCTTGGCTTATTCTGGAGATTGTTTTCAACCAGATAATTTGAGTAACGAAATTAAAGACATAACTTATGCTTCGGGAGCGGCCATGTTGGTTAAAAAAGAAGTTTTTGAGAGAGTGGGATTGTTGCCAGAATATTATTTTATGTATCATGATGATTTGGAATTGGGTTGGCAGACCTGGATGATGGGTTATGAAATTAAATTAGTGCCAAGTGGTGTGGTGTATCATAAATATTCTTTTTCAGAAAATAAAAAAAAGTTTTTTTGGATGGAACGAGCGAGATTTTGGTTTTTACTTAAAAATTTTAAAATTGGCACTTTGATTTTAATTTTACCAGCTTTGTTGATGATGGAAATTGGCATTGTTTTGTTTAGTTTAAAATCAAGTTGGTTTACTTGGAAAATAAAAAGTTATTTTTCGTTTTTGTCTAAATTACCCAAAACTCTAAAAGCTAGGTGTGCAATTCAAAATAAACGAGTTTTAAAAGATAGAGATTTAAAACATCTTTTGACCGGTGTAATTAAATTTGAAGGATTTGATTCGCCAGTGATTAAATTAGCTAATATATTTTTTAATTTATATTGGCAAATTATTAAATTATTTATTTTTTGGTAA
- the rfbB gene encoding dTDP-glucose 4,6-dehydratase, giving the protein MKILITGGAGFIGSNLIHHMFKKYPDYQIVNLDKLTYAGNLENLKQVEKNQNYKFIKGDINDAKLVDGLVKDCDAIIHLAAESHVDRSILDPGAFIETNIGGTVTLLNAARKHNKRFHHVSTDEVFGSLGLDENRKFNEQTAYDPHSPYSASKAASDHLVRAYQHTYNLQTTITNCSNNYGPYQFPEKLIPLFVTNLIENKKVPLYGDGLNVRDWLYVEDHCEAIDLVLHQGKTGETYCVGGNAEKNNLEITNLILQQMGFGDEMIEYVQDRPGHDRRYAIEANKIKNELGWEPKYNFEQAMQKTINWYKDNQEWWQRIKSGEYKKYY; this is encoded by the coding sequence ATGAAAATTTTAATTACTGGTGGAGCAGGTTTTATTGGTTCAAACTTAATCCACCACATGTTTAAAAAATATCCAGATTATCAAATTGTTAATTTAGATAAATTGACTTATGCTGGAAATTTAGAAAATTTAAAACAAGTAGAGAAAAATCAAAATTACAAATTTATTAAAGGCGATATTAATGATGCTAAATTGGTTGACGGATTGGTTAAAGATTGTGATGCTATAATTCATTTGGCTGCCGAATCACACGTTGATCGATCAATTTTAGACCCCGGCGCTTTTATTGAAACTAACATTGGAGGCACAGTTACCTTATTAAACGCCGCGCGTAAGCATAATAAACGTTTTCATCATGTTTCAACTGACGAAGTTTTCGGTTCGTTGGGATTGGACGAAAATCGTAAATTTAATGAACAGACTGCGTATGATCCACATAGTCCGTATTCAGCTTCAAAGGCCGCTTCTGATCATTTGGTTCGTGCTTATCAACATACTTATAATTTACAGACAACCATTACTAATTGTTCGAACAATTATGGACCATATCAATTTCCAGAAAAATTAATTCCTTTGTTTGTGACTAATTTAATTGAAAATAAAAAAGTGCCTTTATATGGCGATGGTTTAAATGTGCGTGACTGGTTGTATGTGGAGGACCATTGTGAAGCGATTGATTTGGTTTTACATCAAGGCAAAACAGGTGAGACTTATTGTGTCGGTGGCAATGCAGAAAAGAATAACTTAGAAATTACCAATTTAATTTTGCAACAAATGGGTTTTGGCGATGAAATGATTGAATATGTTCAAGACCGACCAGGACATGATCGGCGCTATGCTATTGAGGCCAACAAAATTAAAAATGAACTTGGCTGGGAGCCAAAATATAATTTTGAACAAGCCATGCAAAAAACTATTAATTGGTACAAAGATAACCAAGAATGGTGGCAGAGAATTAAATCGGGAGAGTATAAAAAATACTATTAA
- a CDS encoding sugar phosphate nucleotidyltransferase codes for MKGIILAGGHGTRLMPATKVTNKHLLPVYNKPMIYYPIEKLTQAGIKEIMIVSGPGHAGHFLNLLGSGKDFNAKFSFEVQEEAGGIAQALGLCEDFADEQKVAVILGDNIFYDDIIGAVEKFRNQEKGAKIFLKEVNDASRFGVAEINGDKIVGIEEKPQQPKSNLAVVGIYMYDKQVWNVIKTLKPSGRGELEVTDVNNFYVKQGTMQFEVLKGWWTDAGTLPSLMRASKLVAQEVMTDEEKELAGVE; via the coding sequence ATGAAAGGTATAATTTTAGCTGGTGGCCATGGCACACGTTTAATGCCAGCCACTAAAGTTACCAACAAACATCTTTTGCCGGTTTATAATAAACCAATGATTTATTATCCAATTGAAAAATTAACTCAGGCTGGAATTAAAGAAATTATGATTGTTTCCGGTCCTGGTCATGCCGGTCATTTCCTTAATTTGTTAGGTTCGGGCAAAGATTTTAATGCTAAATTTTCGTTTGAAGTTCAGGAAGAGGCTGGTGGTATTGCCCAGGCCTTAGGTTTGTGCGAAGATTTTGCTGATGAACAAAAAGTGGCTGTTATTTTGGGTGATAATATCTTTTATGATGATATTATTGGCGCGGTTGAAAAGTTTAGAAACCAAGAAAAGGGCGCTAAAATATTTTTAAAAGAAGTAAATGATGCGAGTCGTTTTGGTGTGGCTGAAATTAATGGCGACAAAATTGTTGGTATTGAGGAAAAGCCTCAACAACCTAAAAGTAATTTAGCGGTGGTGGGTATCTATATGTATGACAAACAAGTTTGGAATGTAATTAAAACCTTAAAGCCTTCTGGACGAGGCGAGTTAGAAGTCACTGATGTAAATAATTTTTATGTAAAGCAAGGTACTATGCAGTTCGAAGTTTTAAAAGGCTGGTGGACTGATGCCGGCACCTTACCATCTCTAATGCGAGCGAGTAAATTAGTAGCTCAAGAAGTTATGACAGATGAAGAAAAAGAATTAGCTGGGGTTGAATAA
- a CDS encoding DUF1648 domain-containing protein: MFNFKKDRKIVQLSTIVVSIILILIAVGISVYIYPQLPNQMASHWNTQGEVDGYLNKFWGAFLMPIISLAVLILFILLPRLDPKKENLEKFSSYFNFFIVAITLFFLYMHIITLAWNIGYKINISEMMIPGLGLLIFYCGILISHAQQNWFIGIRTPWTLSSKKSWEKTHTLGGILFKLCGGLILLSALFNDKYTPLLILIPLIVSIIFLFIYSYIIYKKDRFKIF; the protein is encoded by the coding sequence ATGTTTAATTTTAAAAAAGATAGAAAAATTGTTCAACTCTCAACCATTGTGGTCTCTATAATTTTAATTTTAATTGCGGTAGGTATTAGTGTCTATATTTATCCGCAACTCCCCAATCAAATGGCCTCCCACTGGAACACTCAGGGCGAAGTTGACGGCTATTTAAATAAATTTTGGGGAGCATTTTTGATGCCTATCATTTCTTTGGCAGTTTTAATTTTATTTATCCTCTTGCCACGTTTAGATCCTAAAAAAGAAAATTTGGAAAAATTTAGTAGCTATTTTAATTTTTTTATTGTGGCGATTACTTTATTTTTCTTATATATGCACATTATTACTTTAGCTTGGAATATTGGCTATAAAATAAACATTAGTGAAATGATGATTCCCGGTCTGGGATTATTAATTTTTTATTGTGGCATTTTAATCAGTCATGCGCAACAAAATTGGTTCATCGGTATTCGCACACCCTGGACATTAAGCTCTAAAAAATCTTGGGAAAAAACACACACACTTGGTGGCATCTTATTCAAACTCTGTGGTGGCCTTATTCTTTTAAGCGCCTTGTTTAATGATAAATATACACCCCTTTTAATTTTAATTCCCTTGATTGTCAGCATTATTTTTTTATTTATTTATTCTTATATTATATACAAAAAGGATCGATTTAAAATATTTTAA
- a CDS encoding glycosyltransferase family 2 protein has translation MDNQQNLTPKISIIILNYNRLNDTRECLNSCQKIDYPNFNVILVDNNSKNNQADILQNEYTNFVQVIKNFKNYGFAQGNNIGITKALKNPEIEYVVCLNNDTRVEADFLNQLVKTAQQGYDMINATVYQYDQPDKIDNLGMQVTRSILTFNRLNSDSPLFCPTGCAVLYSRKLLEKIKFNNQFFDADYFCYAEDFDLGFRALLQGFKPAVADQAIVYHKGSQTAGQMSDFALYYSYRNIYYTLIKNLPWQLLLRFLIKIKIGHWAIIILNIKRGHGKTIFKAYFHAACDMFKILKKRKIIQKYKKISNAELLTYFTPTIFSKDYLKK, from the coding sequence ATGGACAATCAACAAAATTTAACTCCCAAAATCAGTATTATTATTCTTAATTATAATCGTTTGAACGACACGCGAGAGTGTTTAAATTCTTGTCAAAAAATAGATTATCCAAATTTTAATGTTATTCTGGTTGATAATAATTCTAAAAATAATCAAGCTGATATTTTACAAAACGAGTACACTAATTTTGTTCAGGTTATCAAAAATTTTAAAAACTATGGATTTGCCCAAGGTAATAATATTGGCATCACTAAGGCGCTAAAAAATCCCGAAATTGAATATGTTGTGTGCTTAAATAACGACACACGAGTTGAAGCTGATTTTTTAAATCAATTAGTTAAAACCGCCCAACAAGGTTATGATATGATAAACGCCACAGTTTATCAATATGACCAACCAGATAAAATTGATAATTTAGGTATGCAAGTTACCCGTTCAATATTAACTTTTAATCGTTTAAATTCAGATTCTCCTCTCTTCTGTCCCACCGGTTGCGCCGTTCTCTATTCGCGTAAACTTTTAGAAAAAATTAAATTTAATAATCAATTTTTTGATGCTGATTATTTTTGCTACGCTGAAGATTTTGATTTAGGTTTTCGAGCTTTACTCCAAGGCTTTAAACCCGCCGTGGCTGATCAAGCGATTGTTTATCATAAAGGCTCACAAACTGCCGGTCAGATGAGTGATTTTGCCTTATATTATTCCTACCGTAATATTTATTATACTCTGATTAAAAATTTGCCATGGCAATTGCTTTTGAGATTTTTAATTAAAATTAAAATCGGTCACTGGGCTATTATTATTTTAAATATTAAACGTGGACATGGTAAAACTATTTTTAAGGCTTACTTTCATGCCGCCTGTGATATGTTTAAAATACTTAAAAAACGAAAAATTATTCAAAAATATAAAAAAATTAGCAACGCCGAATTACTAACTTATTTTACACCGACAATTTTTTCTAAAGATTATCTTAAAAAATAA
- a CDS encoding glycosyltransferase translates to MKKVLIISYFFPPSGGGGIQRTLKFIKYLPKFNWQPFVLTSHQKGYCHLQKEEANQISKNIKIKRTLCPFYKFLTFPGFSKPNLKNFLLRILKWPLLFFIPDQFMGWTLTSRLAGLKSILEEKIDLIYTTGPPFSTHLLGNFLKKKTHLPWVADFRDSWVTNQHLPQNIIFKIQRQILKIYEKKVVQRADMIVCNTEPMRQDFIQRYSHIKQDKFVTITNGFDSEDFANLKSKIKNAKFTLTYTGSFAGLQTPKFFVQALKKLIIDQPDFKKNLLVQFIGNFSQDEQNLFQQPVFKNIVQVIPETNYLSTLKYQRQADVLLLILSISTDQGGDKIYCGKMFEYLNQPNPILTLVPQPSISADLIKNLQAGPVVEFNNIQGIQQAILNLYQQWQNDTLIRHLPTNKIKKFDRRYLTQHLSQIFDNLF, encoded by the coding sequence ATGAAAAAAGTTTTAATCATTAGTTATTTTTTTCCGCCCAGTGGTGGTGGCGGTATCCAGCGGACTTTGAAATTTATTAAATATTTACCAAAATTTAATTGGCAACCTTTTGTTTTAACTTCACATCAAAAAGGTTATTGTCATTTACAAAAAGAAGAAGCTAATCAAATTTCTAAAAATATTAAAATTAAGCGTACTTTATGTCCATTTTATAAATTTTTAACTTTCCCTGGTTTTTCTAAGCCTAATTTAAAAAACTTTTTACTGAGAATTTTAAAATGGCCACTCCTCTTTTTTATACCCGATCAATTTATGGGCTGGACACTAACCTCGCGTTTAGCTGGTTTAAAATCAATTCTAGAAGAAAAAATTGATTTAATCTATACCACTGGCCCTCCATTTTCAACTCATCTCTTGGGTAATTTTTTAAAAAAGAAGACTCACTTACCTTGGGTAGCTGATTTTAGAGACAGCTGGGTAACTAACCAACATTTACCGCAAAATATTATTTTTAAAATTCAACGTCAAATTCTAAAAATTTACGAAAAAAAAGTCGTCCAGCGAGCTGATATGATTGTTTGCAACACCGAACCCATGCGTCAAGATTTCATTCAACGCTATTCACATATTAAACAAGATAAATTCGTAACCATCACCAATGGTTTTGACTCGGAAGATTTTGCTAATTTAAAATCCAAAATCAAAAATGCTAAATTTACTTTAACTTATACTGGATCTTTTGCTGGCCTTCAAACTCCTAAATTTTTTGTTCAAGCTTTAAAAAAATTAATTATTGATCAACCTGATTTTAAAAAAAACTTATTAGTTCAATTTATTGGTAATTTTAGTCAAGACGAACAAAATCTTTTTCAGCAACCTGTGTTCAAAAATATTGTTCAAGTTATTCCTGAAACGAATTACCTTTCAACACTAAAATATCAACGCCAAGCTGATGTTTTACTTTTAATTCTTTCCATTTCCACTGATCAAGGTGGTGATAAAATTTATTGTGGCAAAATGTTTGAATATTTAAATCAGCCCAATCCAATCTTAACCCTAGTTCCCCAACCCAGTATTAGCGCTGATTTAATTAAAAATTTACAAGCTGGCCCAGTGGTTGAATTTAATAATATTCAAGGCATCCAACAAGCTATTTTAAATTTATATCAACAATGGCAAAATGATACTTTAATTCGACACTTACCAACAAATAAAATTAAAAAATTCGATCGACGTTATTTAACTCAACACCTCAGCCAAATTTTTGATAATTTATTTTAA
- the murA gene encoding UDP-N-acetylglucosamine 1-carboxyvinyltransferase, with product MSKFIIQGGQKLHGEIEVMGMKNAATPILAATLLTQETCLIHNIPRISDVEKMIDILKSLGSQIEWTAEHSLKITNQDVGFNELNQKAIKQMRSSILLLGPMMARFHEVDVPEPGGCIIGKRSIDTHLYVLEKLGAEINQVKDIIHLRSTSLKGNYIVLPEFSVTATENAIMAAVLAQGKTTIKLAAAEPHVQDLCLFLNNMGAQISGIGTHTLEIQGVEKLKGTEYTIIPDQIEAGTFMVMAALTAGKVKIKNIIPEHLELIFLKMKEIGINFKIGEDYVEIEPTLKLQGFKLQTMPYPGFPTDLQAPFGALATQCQGTTLIQETMYEGRFNYVQELIKMGANAIVADPHRIIVTGPTPLYGQEIKSFDLRAGATLIIAGLIADGETIINEAENVDRGYENIAERLQKLGAQIERVE from the coding sequence ATGTCTAAATTTATTATCCAAGGTGGTCAAAAATTACATGGAGAAATAGAAGTGATGGGCATGAAAAATGCAGCCACGCCAATTTTAGCTGCCACTTTATTAACACAAGAAACTTGTCTTATTCACAATATACCACGTATTTCAGATGTTGAAAAGATGATAGATATTTTGAAGAGTTTAGGAAGTCAAATTGAATGGACGGCGGAACATAGTCTTAAAATTACCAACCAAGATGTCGGTTTTAATGAATTAAATCAAAAAGCCATCAAACAAATGCGTTCTTCTATTTTACTTTTGGGTCCGATGATGGCCAGATTTCACGAAGTCGATGTGCCTGAGCCTGGTGGATGTATTATCGGTAAAAGATCAATTGATACGCATTTGTATGTTTTAGAAAAACTAGGGGCTGAAATTAATCAAGTTAAAGATATTATTCATTTAAGATCAACTAGTTTAAAAGGTAATTACATTGTTTTACCAGAATTTTCAGTGACAGCCACAGAAAATGCCATTATGGCTGCGGTTTTAGCTCAGGGCAAAACTACTATTAAATTGGCTGCTGCTGAACCGCACGTTCAAGATTTATGTTTGTTTTTAAATAACATGGGAGCTCAAATCAGTGGCATAGGAACTCATACTTTAGAAATTCAAGGAGTCGAAAAATTAAAAGGCACTGAATATACAATTATTCCTGATCAAATTGAAGCTGGCACTTTTATGGTTATGGCAGCTTTAACCGCCGGTAAAGTTAAAATTAAAAATATTATACCAGAGCATTTAGAATTGATTTTTTTAAAAATGAAAGAAATTGGTATAAATTTTAAAATTGGAGAAGATTATGTTGAAATTGAACCAACCTTAAAATTGCAAGGTTTCAAATTACAAACCATGCCATATCCTGGTTTTCCAACTGATTTACAGGCGCCGTTTGGGGCTTTAGCAACTCAATGTCAGGGCACGACTTTAATTCAAGAAACAATGTATGAGGGTCGTTTTAATTATGTTCAAGAATTAATTAAAATGGGTGCCAACGCGATTGTGGCCGATCCACATAGAATAATCGTAACTGGACCAACGCCGTTATATGGACAGGAAATAAAAAGTTTTGATTTACGAGCAGGGGCAACGTTGATTATTGCTGGTTTAATTGCGGATGGTGAGACTATAATTAACGAAGCGGAAAATGTAGATCGGGGTTATGAAAACATAGCTGAACGCTTACAAAAATTAGGCGCGCAGATTGAGCGGGTGGAATAG
- the rfbD gene encoding dTDP-4-dehydrorhamnose reductase: protein MDEQIDKKRKILILGAQGMLGTDLVKIFQNYNLTAWDKAELDITQANEVKQKITELKPEIIINATGYTNVDGAESNQNLANLINGQAIEYLTQACADNDILFIHISTDYVFNGQNSQGYKEEDLPDPINFYGHSKWLGEQAVLNQKNLNYYLIRTSWLYGRHGKNFIDTILRLGKERDELKVINDQFGKPTYTLDLAQKIKEMIQQNLDKGIYHITNQTSERGISWYELAKTALAISNIDVKIQPCLTHEYPLPAPRPHYSMLINTKLEPMRNWQEALKDYLNNK from the coding sequence ATGGATGAACAAATTGATAAAAAAAGAAAAATTTTAATTTTGGGAGCTCAGGGCATGTTGGGTACAGATTTAGTAAAAATTTTTCAAAACTATAATTTAACTGCTTGGGATAAAGCTGAGTTGGACATTACTCAAGCAAACGAGGTTAAACAAAAAATTACAGAATTAAAACCAGAGATTATTATCAACGCCACTGGTTATACTAATGTTGACGGAGCGGAAAGCAATCAAAATTTAGCTAATTTAATTAATGGTCAAGCTATTGAATATTTGACTCAAGCTTGCGCCGATAATGATATTTTATTTATTCATATTAGCACAGATTATGTTTTTAATGGTCAAAATTCTCAAGGTTATAAAGAAGAAGATTTGCCCGATCCAATTAATTTTTATGGTCATTCAAAATGGTTGGGAGAACAAGCCGTTTTAAATCAAAAAAATTTAAACTATTATTTGATTCGCACTTCATGGTTATACGGCCGGCATGGTAAAAATTTTATTGATACGATCTTGAGATTAGGTAAAGAAAGAGATGAATTAAAAGTAATTAATGATCAATTTGGTAAACCGACCTACACCTTAGATTTAGCTCAAAAAATTAAAGAAATGATTCAGCAAAATTTAGATAAGGGGATTTATCATATCACCAACCAAACGTCAGAAAGGGGAATTAGCTGGTATGAATTAGCTAAAACAGCTCTTGCAATTTCAAACATAGATGTTAAAATACAACCGTGTTTAACTCACGAATATCCTCTTCCCGCGCCTCGACCGCATTATTCAATGTTAATAAACACTAAATTAGAGCCAATGAGAAATTGGCAAGAGGCTTTAAAAGATTATTTAAATAATAAATAA
- a CDS encoding NUDIX hydrolase, with protein MFDQERPIKKIKSHYIYHSSWLDIREDEIIKADESNGKYVVVERIHCAVIIPQKSDGKIFLTQEYRYPVERWTWNFTMGSCKKGERYQDGACRELEEETGWRAGKIESLGEVDLVPGYSNEIAHFYLATDLKAGKIKRESSEIGMKIQEFSVEEIDQMIQENKIRDGLSIVAWFFYKNFLKNN; from the coding sequence ATGTTTGATCAAGAAAGGCCAATTAAAAAAATAAAATCACATTATATTTATCATAGCTCATGGTTAGATATTCGTGAAGACGAAATTATAAAAGCCGACGAATCAAATGGTAAATATGTTGTTGTTGAAAGAATTCATTGCGCAGTAATTATTCCACAGAAAAGCGATGGAAAAATTTTTTTAACTCAAGAATACCGCTATCCAGTTGAAAGGTGGACTTGGAATTTTACTATGGGTAGTTGTAAAAAGGGCGAAAGATACCAAGATGGAGCTTGTCGCGAATTAGAGGAAGAGACGGGTTGGCGAGCTGGTAAAATAGAATCATTAGGTGAAGTCGATCTAGTACCGGGATATTCAAACGAAATAGCTCATTTTTATTTAGCAACCGATTTAAAGGCTGGAAAAATAAAAAGAGAAAGTAGTGAAATTGGAATGAAAATTCAAGAATTTAGTGTTGAAGAAATAGATCAGATGATACAGGAAAATAAGATTAGAGATGGTTTAAGTATTGTAGCTTGGTTTTTTTATAAAAATTTTTTAAAAAATAATTAA